Proteins found in one Opitutaceae bacterium genomic segment:
- the panD gene encoding aspartate 1-decarboxylase codes for MQLNLLKSKIHRAEVTDTSLNYEGSLAIASDLMAAAGLRAYERILIGNTANGERFETYAIPAPAGSRTISLNGATAMLGKVGDLITIMSFAVVPEEEAATWEPTVIVLGDGNRKILKQSKK; via the coding sequence ATGCAACTCAATCTGCTCAAATCCAAAATCCACCGTGCCGAGGTGACCGACACGAGCCTGAACTACGAAGGCTCGCTCGCCATCGCATCGGACCTGATGGCTGCTGCGGGGTTGCGGGCCTATGAACGGATCCTGATCGGAAACACCGCCAACGGGGAACGGTTTGAGACCTACGCCATTCCCGCCCCGGCAGGATCCCGCACCATCAGCCTCAACGGGGCCACCGCGATGCTGGGCAAGGTGGGGGACTTGATTACCATCATGTCATTTGCCGTTGTACCTGAGGAAGAAGCCGCCACCTGGGAACCGACGGTAATCGTCCTCGGTGACGGGAATCGGAAAATTTTAAAGCAAAGTAAGAAGTAG
- the lpxK gene encoding tetraacyldisaccharide 4'-kinase, with translation MSSWLKKKARAFEQFATDVFFDRAEGMRATLFAGVLQAFSYLFGWIVETRWWLYRKRLLHDQPLGCLVVVVGNLTVGGTGKTPVVEKFARALRDRGRKVAILSRGYKSKSPPLWKRIWAALNHAEEAPPRIVSDGNEVLLDSEHAGDEPFMLARNLPGVIVLVDKNRVKSGMYAIRRFGCDTLILDDGFQYLPLKGSLNLLLVDKTNPFGNGFLLPRGVLREPIRHLKRANYIFLTKSNGQRDQDLEELIQRHHPGVDIIECAHKPQYLQRLGGDERLPLEALRGRRIGAFSGIAVPESFERFLTDLGAKLQSVSRFLDHHRFSADDLSGIWEEAAKAGVEFIVTTEKDAVRLPQPLGTTIPVYYLRLEIEIMRGAADFQEAVERLCFGSDEVLKSVD, from the coding sequence ATGTCGTCCTGGCTCAAGAAAAAGGCCCGAGCATTCGAGCAATTTGCGACCGATGTCTTCTTTGACCGGGCGGAGGGCATGCGCGCCACGTTGTTTGCGGGTGTGCTGCAGGCATTTTCCTATCTTTTCGGATGGATCGTGGAGACCCGGTGGTGGCTGTATCGTAAACGGTTGCTGCACGATCAACCCCTCGGCTGCCTGGTGGTCGTGGTTGGTAATTTGACAGTGGGAGGAACTGGGAAAACCCCTGTGGTGGAGAAGTTTGCGAGGGCCCTGCGAGACCGTGGACGAAAGGTCGCCATCCTCTCGCGCGGCTATAAGAGCAAAAGCCCTCCGCTCTGGAAACGAATCTGGGCGGCCCTCAACCACGCGGAAGAGGCGCCACCGCGCATCGTCAGCGACGGAAATGAGGTGTTGCTCGACTCTGAACACGCGGGCGACGAACCGTTCATGCTGGCGCGCAATCTTCCGGGCGTGATCGTTCTGGTAGACAAGAATCGGGTCAAATCGGGGATGTATGCGATCCGTCGCTTTGGTTGCGACACCCTCATCCTCGACGACGGGTTTCAGTACCTTCCCCTGAAGGGCAGCCTGAACCTGCTCCTGGTCGACAAGACTAATCCGTTTGGGAACGGCTTCCTGCTTCCTCGAGGAGTACTCCGAGAACCGATCCGGCACCTCAAGCGGGCGAACTACATTTTCCTCACCAAGTCCAACGGCCAGCGCGACCAGGACCTAGAGGAGTTGATCCAGCGACACCACCCCGGAGTGGACATCATTGAATGTGCCCACAAGCCCCAGTACCTGCAGCGCCTGGGTGGCGACGAACGTCTTCCTCTGGAGGCCCTAAGGGGTCGGCGCATTGGCGCATTCTCGGGCATTGCCGTGCCGGAGTCGTTTGAGCGTTTTCTCACGGACCTCGGCGCAAAGCTGCAAAGCGTCAGCCGCTTCCTCGATCATCATCGTTTTTCTGCTGACGACTTGTCAGGTATTTGGGAGGAGGCGGCGAAGGCCGGGGTCGAGTTCATTGTCACGACGGAAAAGGACGCCGTTCGTCTGCCGCAGCCGCTCGGCACAACGATCCCGGTCTATTACCTTCGCCTCGAGATAGAAATCATGCGCGGGGCCGCTGACTTCCAGGAGGCGGTGGAGCGCTTGTGCTTCGGGTCGGATGAGGTGTTGAAGAGTGTTGATTAA
- a CDS encoding glucose-6-phosphate isomerase: MSWSRFKKYYLFNDELGFGLDISRIPFPDDFLSAMEKPIQNALSDMHSLERGAVVNVDENRMVGHYWLRSPSAAPTAELRTEISDVLARIEVFSGQVHEGTITAANGKKFEQVLVVGIGGSALGPQFASHALGQPGKDKMGIYFFDNTDPDGMDYVLGQLKGKLDTTLVVVVSKSGGTVETRNGQLEAAAAFKAAGIPHAKHFVAVTGVGSKLDSLAKKEGWLARFPMWDWVGGRTSEMSAVGLLPAALQGIDIQGMLNGAAAMDELTRGTGTLKNPAALLALMWYFATDGRGSKDMVILPYKDRLLLFSRYLQQLVMESLGKELDLQGRIVNQGIAVYGNKGSTDQHAYVQQLREGVNNFFVTFIEVLKDREGDSIEVEPGVTSGDYLQGFYLGTRDALSEKSRSSVTLTVRDVSPYSIGMLIALYERAVGLYAFLVGINAYHQPGVEAGKKAAGGVIALKLKLAEALKAGGGLPLTAEELAANAGGDAELAFKILEHMAANGSARKVAGKTPFEASYSL; encoded by the coding sequence ATGTCCTGGTCCCGATTCAAAAAGTACTATCTCTTCAACGACGAACTCGGCTTCGGCCTTGATATCTCCCGTATCCCCTTTCCGGATGACTTTCTGTCGGCAATGGAAAAGCCGATCCAAAATGCCCTCTCGGACATGCACAGTCTCGAACGGGGCGCCGTGGTGAATGTGGATGAAAATCGGATGGTCGGCCACTACTGGCTGCGCTCGCCTTCCGCCGCTCCCACCGCCGAGCTTAGGACAGAGATTTCCGATGTGCTCGCCCGGATTGAGGTCTTTTCTGGCCAAGTCCACGAAGGAACGATCACAGCGGCCAATGGAAAGAAGTTCGAGCAGGTCCTCGTTGTTGGCATCGGCGGCTCGGCGCTTGGGCCGCAATTCGCAAGCCATGCACTAGGCCAGCCCGGTAAGGACAAGATGGGCATTTACTTCTTCGACAACACCGATCCGGATGGCATGGACTACGTCCTTGGCCAGTTGAAGGGCAAGCTCGACACCACCCTTGTCGTTGTCGTCTCGAAGTCCGGCGGCACGGTGGAAACCCGCAACGGCCAACTCGAAGCCGCTGCGGCCTTCAAGGCAGCCGGTATCCCCCATGCCAAGCATTTCGTCGCAGTCACAGGGGTCGGCTCCAAACTCGACAGCCTGGCGAAGAAGGAAGGGTGGCTCGCCCGTTTCCCCATGTGGGACTGGGTCGGTGGCCGCACGTCCGAGATGAGCGCAGTCGGCCTGCTTCCCGCAGCACTGCAAGGCATCGACATCCAAGGTATGCTGAATGGCGCGGCTGCCATGGACGAACTCACCCGCGGCACGGGCACCCTGAAGAACCCGGCAGCCCTGCTCGCCCTGATGTGGTACTTCGCCACGGATGGTCGCGGTAGCAAGGACATGGTGATCCTTCCGTACAAGGACCGGCTCCTCCTGTTCTCGCGCTATCTCCAGCAACTGGTCATGGAGTCGCTTGGCAAGGAGCTCGATCTTCAAGGCCGCATCGTAAACCAAGGGATTGCGGTTTACGGCAACAAGGGCTCGACCGATCAGCACGCCTATGTGCAGCAGCTTCGCGAGGGCGTGAACAATTTCTTCGTTACCTTCATCGAGGTCCTCAAGGACCGCGAGGGCGACTCGATTGAGGTGGAGCCCGGCGTCACTTCTGGCGATTACCTGCAAGGCTTCTACCTGGGCACCCGCGATGCGCTCTCGGAAAAGAGCCGCAGCTCCGTCACCCTGACGGTTCGCGATGTCAGCCCCTACTCGATCGGCATGCTCATTGCCCTGTATGAGCGCGCAGTCGGCTTGTATGCTTTCCTGGTCGGGATCAATGCCTACCACCAGCCAGGTGTGGAGGCGGGCAAGAAGGCAGCTGGTGGCGTTATCGCCCTGAAGCTCAAGCTAGCCGAGGCGTTGAAGGCGGGCGGCGGGCTGCCGCTCACCGCCGAAGAACTGGCCGCCAATGCCGGCGGTGATGCCGAACTTGCGTTCAAGATCCTCGAACATATGGCCGCGAATGGTTCAGCACGGAAAGTCGCGGGCAAAACGCCCTTTGAGGCCTCCTACTCCCTCTGA
- a CDS encoding aminopeptidase — MLIDPRFHKLAAGLTEFSTALKAGERVLIDAFDIPDAMVIALIRAVRERGAHPYVQIHRARVTRELMLGAEDAQFAPLAEVELARMKKMDAYIALRGSENIFESSDVPSDRVQRVSRLMKPVLDHRVGKTKWVVLRWPSPSMAQQAGMSTERFEDFYFKVCTLDYSRMIPGMKTLSDLMAATDEVAIKGPGTDLRFSIKGIGAQPCGGLRNIPDGEVFSCPVKDSVEGVVQYNAPTVYLGQSFDNVRLVFKKGRIVEATASNTRALNAILDSDEGARYIGEFALGFNPHILEPMRDILFDEKIAGSFHFTPGQAYEGVGNGNKSQVHWDLVCIQRPEYGGGEIWFDGKLVRKDGLFVPKSLHKLNPDYLLGTKG; from the coding sequence ATGCTCATCGATCCTCGTTTTCACAAACTCGCTGCAGGCCTCACCGAGTTCTCCACCGCCTTGAAGGCGGGTGAGCGCGTCCTCATTGACGCCTTCGACATCCCTGACGCGATGGTCATTGCCCTCATTCGTGCAGTCCGGGAGCGCGGAGCCCACCCGTATGTGCAGATTCACCGCGCGCGTGTCACGCGGGAATTGATGCTGGGAGCCGAGGACGCTCAGTTCGCTCCCCTTGCCGAGGTGGAGCTGGCCCGTATGAAGAAGATGGATGCCTATATCGCGTTGCGCGGATCCGAGAATATCTTCGAGTCCTCCGACGTGCCTTCCGACCGCGTGCAACGTGTCAGTCGGCTCATGAAGCCGGTGCTTGATCATCGCGTGGGCAAGACCAAATGGGTCGTGCTCCGCTGGCCTTCGCCTTCGATGGCTCAACAGGCGGGCATGAGCACCGAAAGGTTCGAAGATTTCTACTTCAAAGTCTGCACGCTGGACTACAGCCGCATGATTCCCGGCATGAAGACGCTGTCGGACCTCATGGCTGCGACCGATGAGGTGGCGATCAAAGGCCCGGGCACGGACCTGCGCTTTTCAATCAAGGGAATCGGCGCCCAGCCTTGTGGCGGTCTTCGCAACATCCCCGACGGCGAGGTATTCTCGTGCCCGGTGAAGGACAGCGTCGAAGGGGTGGTGCAGTACAACGCGCCCACCGTTTACCTCGGGCAGTCCTTCGACAACGTCCGGCTGGTGTTCAAGAAAGGCCGGATCGTCGAGGCGACCGCAAGCAACACGAGGGCATTGAATGCGATCCTCGATAGTGACGAAGGGGCACGCTACATCGGCGAGTTCGCGCTCGGCTTCAACCCGCACATTCTCGAACCGATGCGCGACATCCTGTTCGATGAGAAGATCGCGGGTTCGTTCCACTTTACTCCCGGCCAGGCCTATGAGGGCGTCGGCAACGGCAACAAGTCCCAGGTCCACTGGGATCTTGTCTGCATCCAGCGCCCGGAATACGGCGGCGGCGAGATCTGGTTCGATGGCAAGCTGGTGCGCAAGGACGGCTTGTTCGTACCCAAGTCGCTTCATAAGCTCAATCCCGACTACCTGCTCGGCACCAAGGGTTGA
- a CDS encoding helix-turn-helix domain-containing protein translates to MVSSHAVGGSYSSEELARLLGVTSETVRNFLKRGRLIAHPALSGKGSRFPKWQFEPQGKFLAVVPWLEPLIAAYGHNGWGLVDLLTVPRDTAKGLSYLALLQQGEKGVQTVLAAAKRSNPS, encoded by the coding sequence TTGGTCTCTTCGCATGCCGTCGGCGGGTCGTACTCGTCGGAAGAGCTCGCGCGGCTGCTCGGCGTCACCTCCGAAACGGTCCGGAACTTTCTCAAGCGCGGCCGTCTCATCGCCCACCCGGCGCTCAGCGGCAAGGGCTCCCGTTTCCCGAAGTGGCAGTTCGAACCGCAAGGTAAGTTCCTCGCGGTGGTGCCGTGGCTCGAGCCGCTCATCGCAGCCTACGGCCACAACGGCTGGGGCCTTGTCGACTTACTCACGGTGCCGCGTGACACCGCCAAGGGGCTCTCGTATCTTGCGCTCCTGCAGCAGGGGGAGAAGGGCGTCCAGACCGTCCTCGCCGCAGCCAAGCGCAGCAATCCAAGCTGA
- a CDS encoding RluA family pseudouridine synthase, translated as MSATTFQVPQSIRRQRADKVLASSFPEQSRSAWQRAFDAGLVMVHGRVIKRDHPLAAGDVVEFSLPETKPSELKPADIPLEVLYEDKHLLAINKESGMIVHPGAGTGEDTLVHALLSHCEGELSGIGGVERPGIVHRLDRETSGVMLVAKTDAAHRGLAEQFSTRSLHKQYLALVEGAPQLISGTIDKPIGRHPTHRHKMAVVEAAAGGRDARTDWEVVERFGKLASAIRCTIHTGRTHQIRVHLKSLGHLLLGDKVYGWKPDEALPAQAGRVMLHAEHLEVTHPITGKHLVLDAPVPADFKKLLLALRRATRPPRPSAKKKASGGSR; from the coding sequence TTGAGCGCCACCACTTTCCAGGTCCCGCAGTCAATCAGGCGCCAGCGTGCCGACAAGGTGCTCGCCTCATCATTTCCCGAGCAATCGCGTTCAGCCTGGCAACGGGCCTTCGACGCGGGCTTGGTCATGGTGCACGGTCGTGTGATCAAGCGCGACCATCCGCTGGCAGCCGGTGATGTGGTCGAGTTCTCCCTTCCCGAAACAAAACCGAGTGAACTCAAGCCGGCGGACATCCCCCTGGAGGTGTTGTACGAGGACAAGCATCTGCTCGCTATTAACAAGGAGTCCGGAATGATCGTTCACCCCGGTGCAGGAACCGGCGAGGACACGCTGGTTCATGCTTTGCTCAGTCATTGCGAAGGTGAGCTGAGCGGAATCGGAGGGGTGGAGCGCCCGGGTATCGTCCATCGCTTGGATCGCGAAACCTCAGGCGTGATGCTGGTGGCGAAGACCGATGCCGCGCACCGCGGTCTTGCCGAGCAATTCTCCACGCGGTCGCTCCACAAGCAGTACCTGGCCCTCGTCGAGGGCGCACCGCAGCTGATCAGTGGCACGATCGACAAACCCATCGGCAGGCACCCCACGCATCGGCACAAGATGGCAGTTGTGGAGGCCGCCGCCGGGGGACGTGACGCCCGCACCGACTGGGAGGTGGTGGAGCGTTTCGGAAAGCTCGCCAGCGCGATTCGCTGCACGATCCACACGGGGCGTACGCACCAGATCCGCGTTCACCTCAAGTCACTCGGTCACCTGCTGCTCGGGGACAAGGTCTATGGGTGGAAACCGGACGAGGCGCTGCCGGCCCAGGCCGGCCGGGTGATGCTGCATGCGGAGCACCTGGAGGTGACACATCCCATCACCGGAAAGCACCTCGTGCTCGATGCGCCGGTACCCGCAGATTTCAAGAAGCTCCTGCTGGCGCTCCGTCGAGCAACTCGGCCGCCACGCCCCAGCGCAAAGAAAAAAGCGAGTGGCGGTAGCCGCTGA
- a CDS encoding alanine--glyoxylate aminotransferase family protein, translating into MSYKLFIPGPIAVSEKTLRAMAQPMIGHRSTDFVALYQSIQPDLQMLVGTQDPVYVSTSSAWGSMEGSIRNVVKKKVLNCMNGAFSDKWFDVSQRCGKQAGALKAEWGQPVDPDALRKELATGQYDAVTLIHNETSCGCMSDLAAVMKVIREFPDVISIVDTVSSFSAVPINKDELGIDILITGSQKALALPPGLSLLSVSKRALERAATLPDRGYYFDFVEFQKNHEAGMTPSTPVIPLIYALKSKIEDIKAEGLENRYARHARLNKKVQEWAFAKGFKLFPKEGYGSVSLNCFANNLNYDLAALNKVLKSKHKLVIDGGYGKLKGKTFRISNMGDETDETMQVLLNALDATLAETPKVA; encoded by the coding sequence ATGTCCTATAAATTATTCATCCCCGGTCCCATCGCCGTCTCGGAAAAGACGCTGCGCGCCATGGCTCAGCCCATGATTGGCCATCGCAGCACCGACTTCGTCGCGTTGTACCAATCCATTCAGCCTGACCTGCAGATGCTGGTCGGCACCCAGGACCCGGTGTACGTGAGCACCTCGAGTGCATGGGGATCGATGGAAGGCTCCATCCGCAATGTGGTGAAGAAGAAAGTGCTGAACTGCATGAATGGCGCCTTCTCGGACAAATGGTTCGATGTCTCGCAGCGCTGCGGAAAGCAGGCAGGCGCGCTCAAGGCGGAATGGGGCCAGCCGGTCGACCCGGACGCGCTGCGCAAGGAATTGGCGACGGGCCAGTACGACGCGGTGACGTTGATTCACAACGAAACGTCCTGCGGCTGCATGAGCGACCTTGCAGCGGTGATGAAGGTCATCCGCGAGTTCCCCGATGTCATCTCGATTGTCGACACCGTGAGTTCGTTCAGCGCGGTGCCGATCAACAAGGACGAGCTCGGTATCGACATTCTCATTACAGGCTCGCAGAAGGCGCTCGCATTGCCTCCTGGACTCTCCCTGCTTTCGGTGTCAAAGCGCGCGCTGGAACGCGCCGCTACCCTGCCCGACCGAGGGTATTACTTCGACTTCGTTGAGTTCCAGAAAAACCACGAAGCTGGCATGACTCCGAGCACCCCGGTCATCCCGTTGATCTACGCGCTCAAGTCCAAGATCGAGGACATCAAGGCCGAGGGTCTTGAAAACCGCTATGCCCGCCATGCGCGCCTGAATAAGAAGGTGCAGGAGTGGGCGTTCGCCAAGGGCTTCAAGCTCTTCCCCAAGGAAGGCTACGGCTCGGTGTCCCTCAACTGCTTCGCAAACAACCTCAACTACGACCTCGCAGCGCTCAACAAGGTGCTTAAGTCCAAGCACAAGCTGGTGATTGACGGCGGCTACGGAAAGCTGAAGGGGAAGACATTCCGCATCTCCAACATGGGTGACGAGACCGACGAGACCATGCAGGTCCTTCTCAACGCCCTAGACGCGACTCTCGCCGAGACGCCAAAAGTGGCCTGA
- the rsmI gene encoding 16S rRNA (cytidine(1402)-2'-O)-methyltransferase, translating to MTDPAPPPLNPSLTAQPGTLYIVATPIGNLADITERARCILASVDVVACEDTRTSGNLLTRLGVRKDLVAYHDHNETHAAGGLAMLLQNGKSVAIITDAGTPGISDPGFRVTRECRRKSLPVVPVPGACALAAVVSAAGLPSNGFLFAGFLPPKSAARAAFLKKYQDFEYTLALYESCHRIGKFCEEIAEVLGPARVVCVAKEVTKLHEAFYVGPAAEVRDKVLKSAQKGEYVVLIAASGFEL from the coding sequence ATGACCGACCCGGCACCGCCGCCCCTCAATCCCTCGCTCACCGCGCAACCGGGTACGCTCTACATTGTCGCCACCCCGATCGGCAACCTCGCCGACATCACCGAGCGGGCCCGCTGCATCCTCGCCTCGGTGGATGTCGTCGCTTGCGAAGACACGCGCACGAGTGGAAACCTGCTGACGCGGCTCGGTGTGAGGAAGGACTTGGTGGCCTATCATGATCACAACGAGACCCATGCCGCCGGCGGGCTGGCCATGCTCCTGCAGAACGGGAAGAGTGTGGCGATCATCACCGATGCGGGCACTCCTGGCATAAGCGACCCGGGGTTTCGGGTGACTCGGGAATGCCGCCGGAAAAGCCTGCCTGTCGTGCCGGTGCCCGGCGCCTGCGCCCTGGCGGCTGTGGTGAGCGCCGCAGGATTGCCGAGCAACGGCTTTCTCTTCGCGGGTTTCCTCCCTCCAAAGAGCGCCGCGCGAGCCGCCTTCCTGAAAAAGTATCAGGATTTCGAATACACGCTTGCCCTCTACGAGAGTTGCCACCGTATCGGCAAGTTTTGCGAGGAAATCGCGGAAGTGCTCGGCCCCGCACGCGTGGTGTGCGTCGCCAAGGAGGTCACCAAGCTGCACGAAGCCTTTTACGTCGGCCCGGCCGCTGAAGTCCGCGACAAGGTGCTCAAATCAGCCCAGAAGGGCGAATACGTCGTCCTGATCGCAGCTTCCGGGTTTGAATTGTGA
- the ilvD gene encoding dihydroxy-acid dehydratase, giving the protein MSQSSDSLRPHSSVVHDGPERAPARSMLRTVGFTDADFKKPVVGIASTWSMVTPCNMHIDQLAREAETSANNAGGKGIIFGTITVSDGISMGTPGMRYSLVSREVIADSIETVTGAEGFDALVTIGGCDKNMPACVMAMIRLNRPSVFVYGGTILPGIHPDTKKECDIVSVFEAVGQHAAGKLDDTGLHKVEACSIPGPGSCGGMYTANTMANAIEAMGLSLPNSSAQIAISKEKREDCRKASEAALAMLKAGITPSDIVTRKALENAITVTIALGGSTNAVLHLLAIAHTAKVKLSIDDFTRIGKRVPVLADLKPSGKYGMVHLSRVGGLPPLMKMLLDKGLLHGDCLTCTGKTVAENLKDVKPYPIDQDIVRPFDNPIKKDSHLRILYGNLAPQGSVAKISGKEGLTFSGKAIVFEGEEAALKAILAGKVKAGHVVVVRNEGPVGGPGMREMLSPTAAIMGRGLGKEVALITDGRFSGGSHGFVVGHITPEAAIGGPIGVIKNGDPITIDAVKNEISLGISPKDLKARLKAWKPKKSKETRGVLAKYAKLVTTASEGAVTDKL; this is encoded by the coding sequence ATGAGCCAATCCTCCGACTCGCTGCGTCCCCATTCCTCTGTTGTTCACGACGGCCCCGAGCGCGCGCCCGCACGCTCCATGCTCCGCACCGTTGGTTTTACTGACGCTGACTTTAAGAAACCCGTCGTCGGCATTGCCTCGACCTGGAGCATGGTCACCCCGTGCAACATGCACATCGACCAGCTCGCCCGGGAAGCCGAGACAAGCGCCAACAATGCGGGCGGCAAGGGTATTATTTTTGGCACCATCACCGTCTCCGACGGCATCAGCATGGGAACGCCGGGCATGCGCTACTCCCTGGTCTCACGCGAAGTCATCGCGGATTCAATTGAGACGGTGACCGGCGCCGAGGGGTTCGATGCACTGGTGACAATCGGTGGCTGCGACAAGAACATGCCGGCGTGCGTGATGGCGATGATCCGGCTCAACCGGCCCAGCGTCTTCGTGTACGGCGGGACAATTCTCCCCGGCATCCATCCCGACACCAAGAAGGAATGTGACATCGTGTCGGTCTTCGAAGCCGTCGGTCAACATGCCGCGGGCAAGCTCGACGACACCGGCCTGCACAAGGTCGAGGCCTGCTCGATTCCCGGTCCCGGTTCGTGCGGTGGCATGTACACCGCCAACACGATGGCCAATGCCATTGAGGCGATGGGGCTCTCGCTGCCCAACAGCTCTGCGCAAATCGCAATTTCAAAGGAGAAGCGCGAAGATTGCCGCAAGGCATCCGAGGCCGCCCTTGCAATGCTCAAGGCCGGGATCACGCCTTCTGACATCGTCACGCGCAAGGCGCTGGAAAATGCCATCACCGTGACCATCGCCCTGGGCGGTTCCACGAACGCCGTTCTCCACCTGCTCGCGATTGCCCACACCGCCAAGGTGAAGCTGTCCATCGATGATTTTACGCGGATCGGCAAACGGGTGCCGGTCCTCGCAGACCTGAAGCCATCCGGAAAATACGGCATGGTGCACCTTTCCCGCGTCGGCGGCCTCCCGCCACTGATGAAGATGTTGCTCGACAAGGGTCTGCTGCACGGCGACTGCCTGACCTGCACCGGCAAGACCGTCGCGGAGAACCTGAAGGATGTGAAGCCCTACCCGATCGATCAGGACATTGTCCGCCCATTCGACAACCCTATCAAGAAAGACAGTCACCTCCGCATCCTTTACGGCAACCTCGCTCCGCAGGGATCCGTTGCCAAGATCTCCGGCAAGGAAGGACTTACCTTCTCGGGCAAGGCGATCGTTTTTGAAGGCGAAGAAGCCGCGCTCAAGGCAATCCTGGCGGGTAAGGTCAAGGCCGGGCACGTCGTGGTGGTCCGCAACGAGGGCCCCGTCGGCGGCCCTGGTATGCGCGAAATGCTTTCCCCGACCGCCGCGATCATGGGCCGCGGGCTTGGCAAGGAAGTCGCGCTCATCACCGACGGGCGCTTCTCCGGAGGCAGTCACGGTTTCGTGGTGGGCCATATCACACCGGAAGCGGCAATCGGCGGCCCCATTGGAGTGATCAAGAACGGCGACCCGATCACAATCGACGCGGTCAAAAACGAGATCTCGCTGGGAATTTCACCCAAGGACCTCAAGGCGCGGCTAAAGGCTTGGAAGCCCAAGAAGTCCAAGGAAACCCGCGGTGTGCTTGCCAAGTATGCGAAGCTTGTGACCACGGCTTCGGAAGGCGCGGTAACGGATAAATTATGA
- a CDS encoding phosphatase: protein MISPETTAAVVDIGSNTIKALVVARREDGTLEPLHFRTIDARISAGIGRSTPGLGEEGIEKGVTAVAALLDEVARFSPGKVALVATSAVRDAANGAEFCQRVLARTGRPVRILTGEEEATLIGRGLCCDPELRTMQDFYVFDLGGGSLECLAFRERRMEQATSLLLGCVRLTEHFVENPQGSIPQAAIESVKRHTREVLVANGFRFNLPPTAVAVGTGGTLTTTRAIFGARTVTPLEAINSWVTLEMLRELQATSARLPIADRKRLPGMPESRADVLPVALATLVAVAEFGGLSGYRHSLFSLRWGVAAELLDGAPAGAS, encoded by the coding sequence GTGATATCTCCGGAGACAACGGCCGCCGTGGTCGACATCGGCAGCAACACGATCAAGGCACTGGTCGTGGCTCGGCGTGAAGACGGCACCCTTGAGCCGCTTCACTTTAGAACAATTGACGCCAGGATCAGCGCCGGGATTGGCCGTTCCACGCCTGGCCTGGGTGAGGAAGGGATCGAGAAAGGCGTGACCGCCGTGGCGGCGCTTCTTGATGAAGTCGCGCGTTTCTCCCCTGGCAAAGTGGCCCTTGTTGCGACCAGCGCTGTTCGCGATGCAGCCAATGGCGCCGAGTTCTGCCAGCGCGTCCTCGCCCGGACCGGCCGACCGGTGCGCATCCTCACCGGGGAGGAGGAGGCGACCCTCATCGGTCGCGGGCTTTGCTGCGACCCCGAGCTGCGCACGATGCAGGACTTTTACGTCTTTGACCTCGGCGGAGGGAGCCTGGAGTGCCTTGCTTTTCGCGAGCGGCGGATGGAGCAGGCCACGAGCCTGCTGCTGGGTTGCGTTCGCCTCACGGAACACTTCGTGGAAAACCCGCAAGGATCGATTCCCCAGGCGGCGATCGAGTCGGTGAAGCGTCACACCCGGGAAGTTCTGGTCGCAAACGGGTTTCGCTTCAATCTGCCTCCGACGGCTGTCGCGGTCGGAACCGGCGGCACGCTCACGACCACGCGCGCGATCTTTGGGGCGCGCACCGTCACGCCACTCGAGGCGATCAACAGCTGGGTCACCCTCGAGATGCTCCGCGAGTTGCAGGCCACAAGCGCCAGGCTGCCCATTGCTGATCGCAAACGGCTGCCCGGCATGCCCGAGAGTCGGGCCGATGTACTGCCCGTCGCCCTTGCCACGCTCGTTGCCGTGGCCGAGTTTGGCGGCCTCAGCGGCTACCGCCACTCGCTTTTTTCTTTGCGCTGGGGCGTGGCGGCCGAGTTGCTCGACGGAGCGCCAGCAGGAGCTTCTTGA